In Dermacentor variabilis isolate Ectoservices chromosome 11, ASM5094787v1, whole genome shotgun sequence, one genomic interval encodes:
- the LOC142563171 gene encoding uncharacterized protein LOC142563171, with amino-acid sequence MATVATTKSSTQPGASGTHTLLAGDTIDIDGVTYVHPMFVKSWVDDVKAWPSVSSAHIVCYLIKSKACDVKEAEAYKTLDSYNFVQSGWVGQVLCHNVNADLVYLKADVRPSQAINQKPWTAWACVRHTGQVITAGCSCMAGKARVCSHVGALLWKVDMAVASGMTGTSCTDQTAQWNRGTKRNVEPVLLEDMDFKLQKRTVDSENKAPKPTRKFHHFGNDVELMNHIGMTIFRSLQHSWYLAS; translated from the exons ATGGCCACAGTGGCCACAACGAAAAGCAGCACGCAGCCAGGAGCCAGCGGGACCCACACATTGTTGGCTGGGGATACGATCGACATCG ATGGAGTGACTTACGTGCACCCAATGTTTGTCAAAAGCTGGGTGGACGATGTCAAGGCGTGGCCAAGTGTGTCTAGTGCCCACATTGTGTGCTACCTCATCAAGAGCAAGGCATGTGACGTCAAAGAAGCTGAGGCATACAAAACCCTAGACTCCTACAATTTTGTACAGAGTGGCTGGGTGGGCCAggtgctttgtcacaatgttaaCGCAGACTTAGTGTACCTCAAGGCGGATGTTCGACCATCGCAGGCCATAAATCAAAAGCCTTGGACAGCATGGGCTTGCGTAAGGCACACCGGACAGGTGATCACTGCTGGTTGCTCGTGTATGGCTGGGAAAGCAAGGGTTTGCAGCCATGTTGGTGCACTACTGTGGAAAGTCGATATGGCTGTCGCCTCGGGAATGACCGGCACATCATGTACTGACCAAACAGCTCAGTGGAACAGGGGAACAAAGAGGAATGTGGAACCTGTCCTGCTTGAAGATATGGACTTTAAGCTGCAAAAACGAACTGTGGACTCCGAAAACAAGGCCCCAAAACCCACACGAAAGTTTCATCACTTCGGAAATGATGTAGAGCTAATGAACCACATTGGGATGACCATTTTCAGATCTCTTCAACATTCCTG GTACCTTGCTTCATAG